A portion of the Stigmatella aurantiaca DW4/3-1 genome contains these proteins:
- a CDS encoding MFS transporter gives MQTPSSRASAPRALNRQDARTLALAALGGALEFYDFIIFVFFTAVIGQLFFPPSTPEWLRQLQAFGLFAAGYLARPLGGIVMAHFGDRTGRKRMFSLSVFLMAVPTLLIGLLPTYATAGYAAPLVLLLLRILQGAAVGGEVPGAWVFVAEHVPERRVGFACGTLTAGLTFGILLGSLVATAINTIYSPEEVLAIGWRWPFLVGGVFGFFSVFLRRWLAETPVFEEMRQRKALVQELPLKVVLRGHGTAVAVSMLVTWVLTAAIVVVVLMTPTLMQKIHGIPPAQALRANSLATVSLTLGCVGFGLATDRFGVGWMLGVGSLLLLGATYLLYLGVGRAPEHLAALYAVTGACVGVVGVVPTVMVRAFPAEVRFSGLSFSYNVAYALFGGLTPLVVTLLVKNTPLAPAHYVAALCGVGLAVAIYLLTAGRSRFAGTNSLG, from the coding sequence ATGCAGACCCCTTCGTCCCGCGCGTCCGCGCCGCGCGCCCTCAACCGCCAGGATGCCCGGACACTCGCCCTGGCGGCGCTGGGTGGCGCGCTGGAGTTCTACGACTTCATCATCTTCGTGTTCTTCACCGCGGTGATTGGCCAGTTGTTCTTCCCCCCGAGCACCCCGGAGTGGCTGCGCCAGCTCCAGGCCTTCGGGCTGTTCGCGGCCGGCTACCTGGCGCGCCCCCTGGGCGGCATCGTGATGGCGCACTTCGGGGACCGCACGGGCCGCAAGCGCATGTTCTCGCTGAGCGTGTTCCTGATGGCGGTCCCCACGTTGTTGATCGGCCTGCTGCCCACCTACGCCACGGCGGGTTACGCGGCGCCGCTGGTGCTGCTGTTGCTGCGCATTCTCCAGGGCGCCGCGGTGGGCGGGGAGGTGCCTGGGGCCTGGGTGTTCGTCGCCGAGCACGTGCCGGAGCGCCGCGTCGGCTTCGCCTGCGGCACGCTCACCGCTGGGCTCACGTTTGGCATCCTCCTGGGCTCGCTGGTGGCCACGGCGATCAACACCATTTATAGCCCCGAGGAGGTGCTGGCCATCGGCTGGCGCTGGCCCTTCCTGGTGGGAGGGGTCTTCGGGTTCTTCTCCGTCTTCCTGCGCCGCTGGCTGGCCGAGACGCCGGTGTTCGAGGAGATGCGCCAGCGCAAGGCCTTGGTCCAGGAGCTGCCGCTCAAGGTCGTGCTGCGCGGCCACGGCACCGCGGTGGCCGTGTCGATGCTGGTCACCTGGGTGCTGACCGCCGCCATCGTGGTGGTGGTGCTGATGACGCCCACGCTGATGCAGAAGATTCACGGCATCCCCCCGGCCCAGGCGCTGCGGGCCAACAGCCTGGCCACGGTGAGCCTCACGCTGGGGTGCGTGGGCTTTGGGCTTGCCACGGATCGCTTCGGGGTGGGGTGGATGCTGGGGGTGGGCAGCCTCTTGCTGCTCGGGGCGACGTACCTGCTCTACCTCGGCGTGGGCAGGGCGCCGGAGCACCTGGCCGCGCTGTACGCCGTGACGGGCGCGTGCGTGGGCGTGGTCGGCGTGGTGCCCACCGTCATGGTGCGCGCCTTTCCCGCGGAGGTGCGCTTCTCCGGGCTCTCGTTCTCGTACAACGTGGCCTATGCCCTGTTCGGAGGGCTGACGCCGCTGGTGGTGACGTTGCTCGTGAAGAACACGCCCCTGGCTCCCGCGCATTACGTGGCCGCCCTGTGTGGCGTGGGGCTCGCCGTGGCGATCTACCTGCTGACGGCGGGCCGCTCGCGCTTCGCCGGGACGAATTCCCTGGGGTGA
- a CDS encoding alpha/beta fold hydrolase → MAQSVYARNNVRVLGSLGPPLIFAHGFGSEQRAWRHQVAAFRDKYQIILFDHVGCGRSDFNAYSPERYSSVRRYAEDLLEICEELDLNDAILVGHSVSGMAGLLAAIAEPKRFRQLVFVKATPRLLNDGDYVGGFEQPQLDALFAAMSANFYSWAMGFAPLAMNTPDMPELAHEFAQTLSSMRPDIALSSARVVFQSDCRTALPLLKTPTLILQSGQDIAVADEVGLYMAQHIPNAQLTRIDARGHLPHLSSPTLVNQAIKDFLEHPEPRQGTQTQAAAGGRWEQRTG, encoded by the coding sequence ATGGCTCAGTCGGTCTATGCGCGCAACAACGTGAGGGTTTTGGGTTCTCTGGGACCGCCGCTCATTTTTGCCCATGGTTTTGGTTCTGAACAGCGCGCCTGGAGGCACCAGGTGGCGGCCTTCCGGGACAAATACCAAATCATTCTGTTCGATCACGTTGGCTGCGGCCGGTCGGACTTCAATGCCTACAGTCCCGAGCGCTACAGCAGCGTCCGCCGCTACGCGGAGGACCTGCTGGAGATTTGCGAGGAGCTGGATTTGAATGACGCCATCCTGGTGGGGCACTCCGTCAGTGGGATGGCGGGCCTGCTGGCCGCCATCGCGGAGCCGAAGCGTTTCCGCCAGCTCGTCTTCGTCAAGGCCACGCCCCGGTTACTGAATGACGGGGACTACGTGGGCGGCTTCGAGCAGCCGCAGCTCGATGCGCTCTTCGCCGCGATGTCCGCGAACTTCTACAGCTGGGCCATGGGATTCGCGCCGCTGGCGATGAACACTCCCGACATGCCCGAGCTGGCCCATGAGTTCGCTCAGACCTTGTCCTCCATGCGCCCGGACATCGCCCTGTCCAGCGCGCGAGTCGTCTTCCAGTCCGACTGCCGCACAGCGCTTCCGCTGCTGAAGACGCCCACCCTCATCCTCCAATCCGGCCAGGACATTGCCGTGGCCGATGAGGTGGGCCTCTACATGGCCCAGCACATCCCAAACGCGCAGCTGACGCGCATCGATGCCCGGGGCCACCTGCCACACCTGAGTTCCCCCACGCTCGTCAACCAGGCCATCAAGGACTTTCTCGAACACCCAGAGCCTCGCCAGGGGACGCAAACCCAGGCGGCCGCTGGAGGACGCTGGGAGCAGCGGACTGGCTGA
- the asd gene encoding archaetidylserine decarboxylase (Phosphatidylserine decarboxylase is synthesized as a single chain precursor. Generation of the pyruvoyl active site from a Ser is coupled to cleavage of a Gly-Ser bond between the larger (beta) and smaller (alpha chains). It is an integral membrane protein.) → MNEQNFMKLMQLLPKSALSSAVGLATRLPAPAPVHRAAMKAFARAYNVDMAEAEHSFERYSTFAEFFTRGLKPGLRPVDGGPKVVVSPVDGRVSQVGYSEHGRCLQAKGIEYTVDELLGDKAAAAPFHGGAWTTLYLSPRDYHRIHAPLAGTITGYAYIPGEFWPVNPASVKNKQSLFCVNERLVTYLDTVAGKCAVVKVGATCVSRIKAAYDEVLTHTGQPGKVHRYGTAIPVEKAGELGRFEMGSTVILLFEPKRVTWDESLQPETVVRLGKRIGEIA, encoded by the coding sequence ATGAACGAACAGAACTTCATGAAGTTGATGCAGCTTTTGCCCAAGTCCGCCCTCTCCTCGGCGGTGGGGTTGGCCACGCGGCTGCCCGCGCCGGCCCCGGTGCACCGGGCGGCGATGAAGGCCTTTGCCCGGGCGTACAACGTGGACATGGCCGAGGCGGAGCACTCCTTCGAGCGGTATTCCACCTTCGCGGAGTTCTTCACCCGGGGGCTCAAGCCGGGCCTGCGTCCGGTGGACGGCGGGCCGAAGGTGGTGGTGTCCCCGGTGGACGGGCGGGTGTCCCAGGTGGGCTACTCCGAGCACGGGCGGTGCCTGCAGGCCAAGGGGATCGAATACACGGTGGATGAGCTGCTCGGGGACAAGGCCGCCGCCGCCCCGTTCCATGGCGGGGCCTGGACGACGCTGTACCTGTCCCCCCGGGACTACCACCGCATCCACGCGCCCCTGGCCGGCACCATCACCGGCTATGCGTACATTCCGGGCGAGTTCTGGCCGGTCAACCCCGCCTCCGTGAAGAACAAGCAGTCCCTGTTCTGCGTGAACGAGCGGCTCGTCACCTACCTGGACACGGTGGCCGGCAAGTGCGCCGTGGTGAAGGTGGGCGCCACGTGCGTGTCGCGCATCAAGGCGGCCTATGACGAGGTGCTCACCCACACCGGTCAGCCTGGCAAGGTGCACCGTTATGGCACCGCCATCCCGGTGGAGAAGGCCGGGGAGCTGGGCCGCTTCGAGATGGGCTCCACCGTCATCCTGCTGTTCGAGCCCAAGCGGGTGACGTGGGACGAGAGCCTTCAGCCCGAGACGGTGGTCCGTCTGGGCAAGCGCATTGGGGAGATCGCGTGA
- a CDS encoding hybrid sensor histidine kinase/response regulator: MTLAPTRLSERARLSLSVLLLFSALALFFFVLQSHQGAAQAERRVLEHALDITRLLARATAPALEEGDAEKGQRHLEMLAFVPGALFGLLMREEGTPLASWNPERVPKEALDASRQVHLLEQEAVVRLPLSLSGKRRGTLLVGFSLAGLRLERQQHRQHAFLLAALLLGMGVWVMLWLRAWMDRAGPAQPQPQPQPKDAGAREASLTSMREQLEEQKVLLASQGQALRSAQDQLVIADRRSTLGTLSAGVAHEINNPLAYITANIQFSLQEMQRLVKEHLPEASLPEDSEDWEEVFSALSEANDGCSRVQHIVLSLKAFSCGDDDKRTPTALAPVLTAAMNMAGNEIRHRARLVHDFQDVPPVDGNEVRLSQVFLNLLINASHAVEPGHLERNEIRVATRMGEDGRVRVSISDTGKGMTPEILSRLFTPFFTTKPVGKGTGLGLSVCQGIVNSLGGHIEVQSQPGQGSTFTVVLPVSASVLGEAPEAPASQPQVKRSRILVVDDELRVGSALRRALGREHDVLVVQGAREALCQLRQGPRFEVILCDVMMPGMNGMEFFSEVERTCPTQTEAVLFLTGGAFTEATHSFLEQHRARVLRKPIDMDVLREELRVRIEGRVPAPRMPVQGNASSKRACLVQAREASERSA; this comes from the coding sequence ATGACGCTCGCTCCGACGCGCCTCTCTGAGCGGGCCCGGTTGTCCCTCTCGGTGCTGCTCCTGTTCTCGGCCTTGGCCCTGTTCTTTTTCGTGCTGCAGTCTCACCAGGGCGCGGCCCAAGCGGAGCGCAGGGTGCTGGAGCACGCCCTGGACATCACCCGCTTGCTGGCCCGCGCCACCGCGCCCGCGCTGGAGGAAGGGGATGCGGAGAAGGGCCAGCGGCACCTCGAGATGCTTGCGTTCGTTCCCGGGGCGCTCTTCGGCCTGCTGATGCGCGAGGAGGGGACGCCCCTGGCCTCCTGGAACCCGGAGCGTGTTCCGAAAGAGGCCCTGGACGCCTCCCGGCAAGTGCACCTGCTGGAGCAAGAGGCCGTGGTGCGTCTCCCCCTGAGCCTCTCGGGGAAGAGGCGAGGCACGTTGCTCGTGGGCTTCAGCCTCGCGGGGTTGCGGCTGGAGCGTCAGCAGCACCGGCAGCACGCTTTCCTCCTGGCGGCCCTGCTGCTGGGCATGGGCGTGTGGGTGATGCTCTGGCTGCGCGCGTGGATGGACAGAGCCGGTCCGGCACAGCCCCAGCCCCAGCCCCAGCCAAAGGACGCAGGGGCCAGGGAAGCCTCGCTGACGAGCATGCGGGAGCAACTGGAGGAACAGAAGGTTCTGCTGGCATCCCAGGGGCAGGCGTTGCGCAGCGCGCAGGATCAGCTCGTCATCGCCGACCGGCGCAGCACCCTGGGAACCCTCTCGGCGGGGGTGGCCCATGAGATCAACAACCCGCTGGCCTACATCACCGCCAACATCCAGTTCTCCCTCCAGGAGATGCAGCGCCTGGTGAAGGAGCACCTCCCCGAGGCCTCGCTCCCGGAGGACTCGGAAGACTGGGAGGAGGTGTTCAGCGCCCTCTCCGAGGCCAACGATGGGTGCTCGCGCGTGCAGCACATCGTCCTGAGCCTCAAGGCGTTCTCCTGCGGGGACGATGACAAGCGCACGCCCACGGCGCTGGCGCCGGTGCTCACGGCCGCCATGAACATGGCCGGCAATGAGATTCGCCACCGGGCCCGGCTGGTGCATGACTTTCAGGACGTTCCCCCCGTGGATGGCAACGAGGTCCGGCTCTCGCAGGTCTTCCTCAACCTGCTCATCAATGCCTCGCATGCCGTCGAGCCGGGACACCTGGAGCGGAACGAGATCCGCGTCGCCACCCGCATGGGAGAGGATGGCCGGGTGCGGGTGAGCATCTCCGACACGGGCAAGGGGATGACCCCGGAGATCCTCAGCCGCCTCTTCACCCCCTTCTTCACCACCAAGCCCGTGGGGAAGGGGACGGGATTGGGGCTGTCCGTCTGCCAGGGCATCGTCAACAGTCTGGGAGGTCACATCGAGGTCCAGAGCCAGCCGGGCCAGGGCAGCACGTTCACGGTGGTGCTGCCCGTGTCGGCCTCGGTCCTGGGGGAGGCGCCGGAGGCCCCGGCGTCCCAGCCCCAGGTGAAGCGCTCGCGCATCCTGGTGGTGGACGACGAGCTCCGTGTTGGGAGCGCGCTGCGCAGGGCGCTGGGGCGGGAGCACGACGTGCTCGTGGTGCAGGGGGCCCGCGAGGCCTTGTGCCAGCTGCGCCAGGGGCCTCGCTTCGAGGTGATTCTGTGCGATGTGATGATGCCGGGGATGAATGGCATGGAGTTCTTCTCCGAGGTGGAGCGGACCTGTCCCACGCAGACGGAGGCCGTCCTCTTCCTGACCGGCGGGGCCTTCACGGAAGCAACCCATTCCTTCCTCGAGCAGCATCGGGCGCGGGTCTTGCGCAAGCCCATCGACATGGATGTCTTGCGCGAGGAGCTGCGCGTCCGGATCGAAGGCCGGGTCCCGGCGCCCCGCATGCCCGTCCAGGGCAACGCTTCTTCCAAGAGGGCCTGTCTCGTGCAGGCTCGCGAGGCGTCTGAGCGGTCGGCATAG
- a CDS encoding MFS transporter has translation MAVASALLMEFIDSTALSTALPTLATAFHTDPVHLKLALTSYILALAVVAPASGWAADKYGPRRVFMIAMGVFLVSSVLCGFSQSLVQLVLFRTLQGVGGAMMTPVGRLIVVGVAPRERLVSAMSWFTMPALIGPLVGPPLAGLILGVADWPWIFFINVPVGLLGMAAVMRFVPSLHQPDPGPFDTKGFVLAAVAITSWMGLAETAGIGLIPPVAQAAVAVVALVATGLYIEHARKTERPVLNLRLLRYLTFRASLLGGTLLRLGLGATPFLLPLLFQVALGWTPLEAGLVTIGTSVGALACKSVAPSVIKRFGFRNTLIVSNLATAVLTAAPAAFRHATPIPLIVALLAIAGFMRSMQFTAINTVAYAEIPPSTISNASTLSVVLQQVGLSLGISFGGLMLHVARGQSEEALTPERFILPFLAVGLVSALAGPIYQRLPPSAGASISGRTRE, from the coding sequence ATGGCCGTGGCCAGCGCGCTGCTCATGGAGTTCATCGACTCCACGGCCCTGTCCACGGCCCTGCCCACGCTCGCCACCGCGTTCCACACGGATCCGGTCCACCTGAAGCTGGCGTTGACGTCCTACATCCTGGCGCTGGCCGTGGTGGCGCCGGCCAGCGGCTGGGCCGCCGACAAGTATGGCCCCCGGCGCGTGTTCATGATCGCCATGGGCGTCTTCCTGGTGAGCTCGGTCCTCTGCGGCTTCTCCCAGTCGCTGGTCCAGCTGGTCCTCTTCCGCACCCTCCAGGGCGTGGGCGGGGCGATGATGACGCCCGTGGGGCGGCTGATCGTCGTGGGCGTGGCGCCGCGCGAGCGGCTCGTCTCGGCGATGAGCTGGTTCACCATGCCCGCGCTCATCGGTCCCCTCGTGGGTCCTCCCCTGGCGGGCCTCATCCTGGGCGTCGCGGACTGGCCGTGGATCTTCTTCATCAACGTTCCAGTGGGGCTGCTGGGCATGGCGGCGGTGATGCGCTTCGTGCCGTCCTTGCACCAGCCCGATCCCGGTCCGTTCGATACCAAGGGATTCGTTCTCGCCGCCGTCGCCATCACCTCGTGGATGGGGCTGGCCGAGACCGCGGGCATCGGTCTCATTCCGCCCGTCGCGCAGGCCGCCGTGGCGGTCGTCGCGCTGGTGGCCACGGGGCTTTACATCGAGCACGCGCGAAAAACCGAGCGCCCCGTGCTGAACCTCCGCCTGCTGCGCTACCTCACGTTCCGGGCCAGCCTCCTGGGAGGCACCCTGCTGCGGCTGGGGCTGGGCGCGACGCCGTTCCTGCTCCCCCTGCTGTTCCAGGTGGCGCTGGGGTGGACCCCCCTCGAAGCGGGGCTCGTCACCATCGGGACGAGCGTGGGCGCCCTGGCCTGCAAGTCCGTGGCCCCCTCGGTGATCAAACGGTTTGGCTTCCGGAACACGCTGATCGTCTCCAACCTCGCCACCGCGGTGCTGACCGCGGCGCCAGCGGCCTTCCGTCACGCGACGCCGATTCCCCTCATCGTCGCCTTGCTGGCGATTGCCGGTTTCATGCGGTCCATGCAGTTCACGGCCATCAACACCGTGGCGTACGCGGAAATCCCCCCGTCCACCATCAGCAATGCCTCCACCCTCTCGGTGGTGCTCCAGCAGGTGGGCCTGAGCCTGGGCATCAGCTTCGGCGGCCTGATGTTGCACGTGGCGCGCGGGCAGAGCGAGGAGGCCCTGACGCCCGAGCGCTTCATCCTGCCCTTCCTCGCCGTGGGGCTGGTGTCGGCGCTGGCCGGACCGATCTACCAGCGCCTGCCCCCCAGCGCGGGGGCCAGCATCAGTGGCCGCACGCGGGAATGA
- the hisS gene encoding histidine--tRNA ligase, which produces MNDLLPGELGGEMAPIETWQYVERTARELFSRFGYGEIRTPMVEDTALFVRSVGEETDIVGKEMYTFEDKAQRSLSLRPEGTAPAARAYIEHSVANLEPVTRWYYMGPMFRYERMKTGRYRQFFQIGAEAYGSREAAQDVELMDMVVQLLEALGLKEISLNLNSLGDEACRPAFQKKLVEHLTAHRDALCADCQRRLEHNPMRVLDCKNEKCQAVARGSPDILQFLCEPCQAHFADVRRKLDALKVRYVINPRMVRGLDYYTRTAFEFIASHPALGTASTVGGGGRYDKLVKSLGGPDVPAVGFGLGLDRLTLLLREGGQRYSAPPDVFIAVADEGSQDEAFTLASRLRREGLKVEFDTRGGSLKSQMKRADKTRARFALVLGEAERQAGRAQLKPMAGGEPLSVALGEIAQAVRAAPQAPAPQG; this is translated from the coding sequence ATGAATGATCTCCTGCCCGGAGAGCTGGGCGGGGAGATGGCCCCCATCGAGACGTGGCAGTACGTGGAGCGCACGGCGCGCGAGCTGTTCTCCCGCTTCGGGTACGGGGAAATCCGCACGCCCATGGTGGAGGACACGGCGCTCTTCGTGCGCAGCGTGGGCGAGGAGACGGACATCGTCGGCAAGGAGATGTACACCTTCGAGGACAAGGCCCAGCGCAGCCTGTCCCTGCGGCCCGAGGGCACGGCCCCCGCGGCCCGCGCCTACATCGAGCACTCGGTGGCCAACCTGGAGCCGGTGACGCGCTGGTACTACATGGGCCCCATGTTCCGCTACGAGCGGATGAAGACGGGTCGCTACCGCCAGTTCTTTCAGATCGGCGCCGAGGCCTACGGCTCGCGCGAGGCGGCGCAGGACGTCGAGCTGATGGACATGGTGGTGCAGCTCCTGGAAGCCCTGGGGCTGAAGGAGATCTCCCTCAACCTCAACTCCCTGGGGGATGAGGCGTGCCGGCCCGCCTTCCAGAAGAAGCTGGTGGAGCACCTGACGGCGCACCGGGACGCGCTGTGCGCGGACTGCCAGCGGCGGCTGGAGCACAACCCCATGCGGGTGCTCGACTGCAAGAACGAGAAGTGCCAGGCCGTCGCGAGGGGCTCGCCCGACATCCTCCAGTTCCTGTGCGAGCCCTGCCAGGCGCACTTCGCGGACGTGCGGCGCAAGCTCGATGCGCTGAAGGTGCGCTACGTCATCAACCCGCGCATGGTGCGGGGCTTGGACTACTACACGCGCACGGCCTTCGAGTTCATCGCCTCGCACCCAGCGCTGGGAACGGCCAGCACGGTGGGCGGGGGAGGGCGGTACGACAAGCTGGTGAAGAGCCTGGGCGGGCCGGACGTGCCCGCGGTGGGATTCGGGCTGGGGCTGGATCGGCTCACGCTGCTGTTGCGCGAGGGCGGGCAGCGCTACAGCGCCCCTCCGGATGTCTTCATCGCGGTGGCGGACGAGGGCTCCCAGGACGAGGCCTTCACCCTGGCCAGCCGCCTGCGCCGCGAGGGGCTGAAGGTGGAGTTCGACACCCGGGGGGGAAGCCTCAAGAGCCAGATGAAGCGCGCGGACAAGACCCGCGCCCGCTTCGCCCTGGTGCTGGGCGAGGCCGAACGCCAGGCGGGCCGGGCTCAGCTCAAGCCCATGGCGGGCGGAGAGCCCCTCTCCGTGGCCTTGGGAGAGATTGCCCAGGCCGTGCGAGCCGCCCCGCAGGCCCCAGCGCCTCAGGGCTGA